One Chitinophagaceae bacterium C216 genomic window carries:
- the murG_1 gene encoding UDP-N-acetylglucosamine--N-acetylmuramyl-(pentapeptide) pyrophosphoryl-undecaprenol N-acetylglucosamine transferase: MSKKIIIAGGGTGGHIFPAIAIANALKKHQPDIDILFVGAKNKMEMEKVPQAGYEIKGIDIAGFNRSSLIKNIGLPWKLIKSFLQVRRIVKDFRPNAVIGVGGYSTFPVLKYAQRQGIPTFIHESNSFAGKANKMLAKGVVKVFTGTDGMEKFFPVEKIMVTGNPVRSQIVNCHTISQNEALEYFDLEPGKTTLLVVGGSLGARSINEAVLAGVNDLLKANLQLIWQTGKTMAADAAQVAAEHKQVWANEFIREMEYAYAAADVIIARAGAMTVAEVCVAAKPTIFVPYPFAAEDHQTANAKQLVDKNAALMVSDAEAKDKVVKMAIKLAADKSKRLEMSQQLEKLAIIDADERVAKEVLKCIE; encoded by the coding sequence GTGAGTAAAAAAATTATCATAGCAGGAGGTGGTACTGGCGGGCATATCTTTCCCGCTATAGCTATTGCGAATGCATTAAAGAAGCATCAACCAGATATTGATATCCTTTTTGTAGGAGCAAAGAATAAAATGGAGATGGAGAAAGTGCCGCAAGCAGGATACGAGATAAAAGGAATCGATATTGCTGGATTTAACAGAAGTTCTTTGATAAAAAACATCGGCTTACCGTGGAAGCTTATCAAAAGTTTCTTACAAGTAAGAAGGATTGTCAAGGATTTTCGTCCTAACGCTGTAATAGGAGTAGGGGGATATTCTACTTTTCCGGTGCTGAAGTATGCTCAACGACAGGGTATTCCCACTTTCATTCATGAGTCGAATTCCTTTGCTGGCAAAGCCAATAAAATGCTGGCAAAGGGTGTGGTGAAAGTATTTACCGGAACAGATGGAATGGAAAAGTTTTTCCCAGTAGAAAAGATAATGGTAACCGGAAACCCTGTGCGTAGCCAAATTGTGAACTGCCATACTATAAGTCAAAATGAAGCGTTGGAATATTTTGATCTGGAGCCGGGAAAAACAACGCTGCTGGTAGTAGGAGGAAGCCTGGGAGCACGGTCAATTAATGAGGCTGTGTTGGCAGGAGTCAACGATTTGCTCAAAGCGAATCTTCAGCTTATTTGGCAAACTGGTAAAACTATGGCAGCCGATGCAGCACAGGTTGCTGCCGAGCACAAGCAGGTTTGGGCAAATGAGTTTATTCGTGAGATGGAATATGCCTATGCCGCAGCGGATGTCATCATTGCTAGAGCAGGCGCTATGACAGTTGCGGAGGTATGTGTGGCTGCTAAACCTACCATTTTTGTGCCATACCCCTTTGCTGCAGAAGATCATCAAACAGCCAATGCTAAGCAGCTGGTAGATAAAAATGCAGCATTAATGGTGAGTGATGCCGAAGCAAAAGATAAAGTGGTAAAGATGGCCATTAAGCTGGCGGCTGATAAAAGTAAAAGGTTGGAGATGAGTCAGCAGCTTGAGAAGCTGGCCATTATTGATGCAGATGAACGTGTGGCTAAGGAAGTTTTAAAATGTATTGAATAA
- the murC_1 gene encoding UDP-N-acetylmuramate--L-alanine ligase yields MSGNKKNIDAIKSLYFIGIGGIGMSAIARYFLSKGKKISGYDRTETAITKQLQQEGADIHYTEDVDRIPKDVDYVVYTPAIPKDHKELVFYRENGYPVVKRSDILQLITESSFNICVAGTHGKTTTSTMIAHLLRHSGYGCNAFLGGVSANYNTNFWSDKRNVCVIEADEYDRSFLKLSPDMAVVTAVDADHLDIYETEENVKEAFRAFAAKVKPGGVLLKKFGLDRALGGEQALSYSLQNDSAVVYAENIVLRNGGYQFDVVLQDRRISGVELFMGGMHNVENMIAAIAIAAHLNIEDDKIKEAVSSFKGVKRRFEYVIPPAVNGSKSTPVFIDDYAHHPEELKALINGVRTLFSGRKCTLIFQPHLYSRTRDFADAFAEVLGMVDHLILLPIYPARELPIEGVDSKMIWDKVKLDAKSLMSKEELLSWIDSKFAKNIDKEFGEVLVTAGAGDIDKLVDPIKQILVK; encoded by the coding sequence ATGAGTGGCAATAAAAAAAATATCGATGCTATAAAGAGCCTGTATTTTATAGGCATTGGTGGCATAGGGATGAGTGCTATTGCCCGCTATTTCTTATCAAAAGGCAAAAAGATAAGCGGGTACGATAGAACAGAAACAGCAATTACGAAGCAGTTGCAACAGGAAGGTGCGGATATACATTATACAGAAGATGTAGATCGAATACCTAAAGATGTGGATTATGTAGTATATACTCCGGCTATTCCAAAGGATCACAAAGAGTTGGTGTTCTATCGTGAAAACGGGTATCCGGTAGTAAAACGTAGCGATATTTTACAACTTATAACTGAAAGTTCTTTTAATATATGTGTAGCGGGCACTCATGGTAAAACCACTACATCTACCATGATTGCACATCTGCTCAGGCATAGCGGTTATGGATGCAATGCTTTTCTCGGAGGGGTATCGGCAAATTACAATACAAATTTTTGGAGTGATAAGAGAAATGTATGTGTGATAGAAGCTGATGAATACGACCGTAGTTTTTTGAAGCTTAGCCCCGATATGGCGGTGGTTACCGCAGTGGATGCAGACCATCTTGACATTTATGAAACGGAGGAGAATGTCAAAGAAGCTTTTCGAGCATTTGCTGCAAAGGTGAAACCCGGTGGTGTATTGCTGAAGAAATTTGGTTTGGATAGAGCACTGGGTGGTGAACAAGCACTAAGCTATAGTCTACAAAATGATAGTGCAGTAGTGTATGCAGAAAATATTGTACTTCGAAACGGAGGATATCAGTTCGATGTAGTGCTGCAAGATCGTAGAATATCCGGAGTAGAGCTGTTCATGGGAGGCATGCACAATGTAGAGAATATGATAGCTGCAATTGCCATTGCTGCCCATTTGAATATTGAGGACGATAAAATCAAAGAAGCTGTTAGTTCTTTTAAAGGCGTAAAACGCAGGTTTGAGTATGTTATTCCACCTGCAGTAAATGGAAGCAAGAGCACACCGGTGTTTATTGACGATTATGCTCATCATCCGGAAGAATTAAAGGCCTTAATCAACGGAGTGCGCACCTTGTTTTCAGGAAGAAAGTGTACGCTTATTTTTCAACCGCATTTGTACAGTCGCACTAGAGACTTTGCAGATGCTTTTGCTGAGGTGTTGGGAATGGTGGATCATTTGATTCTCTTGCCAATTTATCCCGCAAGAGAACTGCCCATTGAGGGCGTGGATAGTAAAATGATTTGGGATAAAGTAAAACTAGATGCAAAGTCGCTAATGAGTAAAGAGGAACTGTTGAGTTGGATAGATAGCAAGTTTGCAAAAAATATTGATAAAGAATTCGGGGAAGTACTCGTAACTGCAGGTGCTGGAGATATTGATAAACTGGTAGATCCTATAAAGCAAATCTTAGTGAAGTGA
- the ftsW_1 gene encoding putative peptidoglycan glycosyltransferase FtsW — protein sequence MSTTAEISNTTMEAADWHDNLSRHTRGDKVIWALVVLLTLVSLLAVYSATGSLAYKNYKGNTEVYLFKQVVFILLGFAVVYFAHRVNYTIYSKLAKFLFILSIPLLIYTLFFGVKMNEGSRWIRLPFINMTMQTSDLAKLALFMYLARLLSRKQQVIKSFRKGFLPVIIPIGITCMLIAPANLSTALLLGFSCMVLLFIGRVNIKHLLIVVGLAAVPIAMLIIAAVARHASEANESVVRQEVVEEVEGGEKKTHPLFVRVNTWVGRVENFIYGGKEADNDEMYQVNQAKIAIAKGGLLGVGPGNSTTRDYLPQAYNDFIFAIIIEEYGLVGGAFLVFVYIVFLYRCIRIFKKCPFAFGAFLSIGLSFTLAIQAFSNMAVTVSLFPVTGVTLPLVSMGGSSFLFTCLAIGIILSVSRNVENLQAVKVNTPSVEDKNETSGE from the coding sequence ATGTCAACAACCGCTGAAATATCAAATACAACCATGGAGGCCGCAGATTGGCACGACAATCTTTCACGCCATACACGTGGCGATAAAGTGATCTGGGCGCTAGTTGTATTGCTGACCCTGGTGTCGCTATTGGCTGTATACAGCGCTACCGGCTCGCTTGCTTATAAGAATTATAAGGGCAATACCGAGGTGTATTTGTTTAAACAGGTTGTTTTCATTTTGCTGGGTTTTGCGGTGGTGTATTTTGCACATAGAGTTAACTATACAATTTATTCCAAATTAGCTAAGTTCCTGTTTATCCTGAGTATTCCTTTACTGATATATACGTTGTTCTTTGGAGTAAAAATGAATGAAGGAAGCCGTTGGATTCGCTTGCCATTTATAAATATGACGATGCAAACTTCGGATCTGGCGAAGCTGGCTTTATTTATGTACCTAGCAAGATTGTTGAGTCGTAAACAGCAAGTGATCAAGAGTTTTAGAAAAGGCTTTTTGCCGGTAATTATACCAATAGGTATTACTTGTATGCTTATTGCGCCTGCCAATCTTTCTACTGCATTGCTACTAGGATTTAGCTGTATGGTATTGCTGTTTATTGGCAGGGTGAATATCAAGCATCTGTTAATAGTGGTGGGCCTAGCTGCAGTACCAATTGCCATGCTCATCATTGCTGCCGTTGCCCGTCATGCATCAGAAGCTAATGAATCAGTAGTAAGGCAGGAAGTGGTGGAAGAAGTGGAAGGTGGAGAGAAGAAAACCCATCCGCTTTTTGTAAGAGTCAATACTTGGGTAGGCCGTGTGGAGAATTTTATATATGGAGGTAAGGAGGCTGATAATGATGAAATGTATCAGGTAAATCAGGCAAAAATTGCTATTGCGAAAGGAGGATTGTTGGGAGTTGGTCCCGGTAATAGTACAACACGTGATTATCTACCACAGGCTTATAATGATTTCATATTTGCCATTATTATAGAAGAGTATGGACTAGTGGGAGGCGCATTTCTAGTATTCGTATATATCGTGTTTCTGTATCGATGTATTAGAATATTTAAGAAATGTCCGTTTGCCTTTGGCGCATTTCTGTCAATAGGACTGAGTTTTACGCTAGCAATACAGGCTTTTTCCAATATGGCGGTTACGGTAAGTCTCTTTCCTGTAACAGGTGTGACACTGCCGCTGGTGAGCATGGGAGGATCCAGTTTTCTGTTCACGTGTCTGGCTATCGGAATTATTTTGAGTGTGTCGAGAAATGTAGAAAACCTGCAAGCGGTAAAAGTAAATACTCCATCCGTCGAAGATAAAAACGAAACGTCCGGTGAGTAA
- the ftsQ gene encoding Cell division protein FtsQ, with translation MLLTLMWLGVAVGMGSIISAAMRIQEEGICNGYQIKINGFREDLLFTSESQIENLLKAAANGEIKGQRMAELDLAQIEDLLEQSSWVYNADLYFDNNSVLHVDVTERKPLARVFTEEGASFYIDEAAKQIPLSDRITLDLPVFTGYPSKNTLNAVDSTLIQNVIATASFINSDPFWNAQVGQINISSCGVDCWKMEMIPVVGNHKVDLGDGSDIVSKFHRLYLFYSQVLSRTGFDKYRKIDVQYDGQVIGVKDHYTKIDSIQLRKNIEKLLQESRHTNELLEVAPQVGYDAIMPLDSLSKAEGLLEEEPEIVSAAENVAPAKDSANTSTTPKATVPPVVKKEADGTKKEERSVKEVKPAATTKPVTTNKSAVSKKADEVAKKETGKRNVLSQAAAGNTNKSVAVKKADSKNTSANSTKKTEASKTESKKPVTTNNSTATKAAPKKDEGKKNVLLRAEETKKADTKKTTNSGARR, from the coding sequence ATGCTTTTGACCCTCATGTGGTTGGGTGTTGCTGTTGGAATGGGCAGCATCATTTCCGCTGCCATGCGCATTCAGGAGGAAGGGATTTGTAATGGCTATCAGATTAAGATTAATGGATTTAGGGAGGACTTGCTTTTTACCTCGGAAAGTCAGATAGAGAACCTTTTAAAAGCTGCGGCTAACGGTGAGATAAAAGGTCAGCGTATGGCCGAATTAGATCTGGCTCAGATTGAGGATTTGTTGGAGCAAAGCTCATGGGTGTACAATGCAGATCTTTATTTCGATAACAATAGTGTCCTGCATGTGGATGTCACCGAGCGTAAACCGCTGGCAAGAGTATTTACGGAGGAAGGAGCTTCTTTCTATATCGATGAGGCTGCGAAGCAAATACCCTTATCCGATAGAATTACATTGGATCTTCCCGTGTTTACCGGGTATCCTTCAAAGAATACCTTGAATGCAGTTGATAGTACTTTGATACAGAACGTAATCGCTACAGCCTCCTTTATTAATAGCGATCCTTTCTGGAATGCGCAGGTAGGACAAATTAATATCAGTAGCTGCGGTGTGGATTGCTGGAAAATGGAAATGATTCCCGTGGTGGGAAATCATAAAGTGGATTTAGGTGATGGAAGTGATATTGTGTCAAAGTTTCATAGACTCTATCTTTTTTATAGCCAGGTATTGAGTCGTACAGGATTTGATAAATACAGAAAGATTGATGTGCAGTACGATGGTCAGGTGATCGGCGTAAAAGATCATTATACGAAAATCGACTCTATTCAACTTAGAAAGAATATCGAAAAATTGTTGCAGGAATCTAGACATACTAATGAATTGTTGGAAGTGGCACCGCAGGTGGGTTATGATGCGATTATGCCATTGGATTCTCTTTCCAAAGCAGAGGGGCTGTTAGAGGAAGAGCCTGAAATAGTAAGTGCTGCAGAAAATGTTGCGCCGGCCAAGGATAGCGCTAATACATCCACCACACCTAAAGCCACAGTGCCACCTGTTGTGAAAAAGGAAGCTGATGGAACTAAAAAAGAAGAGAGAAGTGTAAAGGAAGTGAAGCCAGCTGCTACTACAAAACCTGTAACGACCAATAAATCTGCAGTTTCTAAAAAGGCAGACGAGGTTGCAAAGAAGGAAACAGGTAAACGGAATGTGCTGTCGCAAGCTGCTGCGGGTAATACGAATAAATCTGTTGCAGTGAAGAAGGCGGATTCAAAAAATACATCTGCTAATAGTACTAAGAAAACAGAAGCTTCAAAAACTGAATCAAAAAAGCCAGTAACAACAAACAATTCGACGGCAACGAAAGCGGCCCCTAAAAAAGATGAGGGCAAGAAAAATGTATTACTGAGAGCCGAAGAAACGAAAAAAGCAGATACTAAGAAGACAACAAATAGCGGAGCGAGACGATAA
- the murE gene encoding UDP-N-acetylmuramoyl-L-alanyl-D-glutamate--2,6-diaminopimelate ligase: protein MLLQDVLYKVRLQAVIGSTEVEVKGICIDSRKVQAGCVFIAVKGTAVDGHQFIDKAIESGAIAIVCEQMPAIVKEGITWVQVENSAAAAGVMAHNFYGSPSQKLKLVGVTGTNGKTTIATLLYQLFSSLGYKCGLISTVQNCIGDKVLESTHTTPDAISLNALLAEMVDASCSYAFMEVSSHAIHQHRIEGLEYAGGIFSNITHDHLDYHKDFAEYINVKKQFFDSLPKEAFAITNVDDKRGRVMVQNTRAAIKTYSLKSISDFKGRILDNNILGLHLDVDGKEVHFRLIGEFNAYNLLAVYGAAICLGADKEEVLQHLSVLPGAPGRFDYIISNKERVIGIVDYAHTPDALLNVLATIKKLRKGFEQIITVVGCGGNRDKAKRPIMAEVAVEHSDKVVFTSDNPRFEDAAAIIKEMEAGVPAAARRKYIAITDRKEAIKTAVALANKEDIILIAGKGHESYQEINGVRNHFDDKEVLSEMFGLLDK, encoded by the coding sequence GTGCTATTACAGGATGTTCTATACAAGGTGCGATTGCAGGCAGTAATCGGAAGTACAGAAGTAGAAGTGAAAGGTATTTGTATAGACTCTCGTAAAGTACAGGCCGGATGTGTGTTTATAGCGGTGAAGGGTACAGCGGTGGATGGCCATCAGTTCATTGATAAGGCTATTGAGAGCGGTGCTATTGCGATAGTTTGTGAGCAAATGCCTGCCATAGTTAAGGAAGGGATTACCTGGGTGCAGGTAGAAAATAGTGCAGCAGCAGCCGGAGTGATGGCTCATAACTTTTATGGCTCACCATCTCAGAAGCTAAAACTTGTAGGTGTGACAGGAACCAATGGGAAAACAACAATTGCTACGTTATTGTATCAGTTGTTCTCTTCATTGGGATATAAGTGCGGCCTTATTAGTACAGTGCAGAATTGTATTGGAGATAAGGTGTTAGAGTCGACGCATACTACACCCGATGCCATAAGCTTGAATGCATTACTTGCTGAAATGGTAGATGCTTCCTGCTCTTATGCTTTTATGGAAGTAAGCTCTCATGCCATTCATCAGCATAGAATTGAGGGATTGGAATATGCAGGAGGAATATTCAGCAATATCACTCATGATCACTTGGATTATCACAAAGATTTTGCTGAATACATCAATGTAAAAAAGCAGTTCTTTGACTCCTTGCCTAAAGAAGCTTTTGCCATTACTAATGTGGATGATAAACGGGGCAGGGTAATGGTGCAGAATACAAGAGCAGCCATAAAAACGTATTCCTTAAAGTCTATTAGCGACTTTAAAGGGCGAATTCTAGATAATAATATACTGGGGCTGCACCTTGATGTGGATGGGAAAGAAGTGCACTTTAGGTTAATAGGAGAGTTTAATGCCTATAATCTGCTCGCTGTATATGGCGCAGCTATTTGTCTAGGAGCAGATAAAGAAGAGGTGTTACAACATTTAAGTGTGCTACCTGGCGCGCCAGGGAGATTCGATTACATTATATCGAATAAAGAAAGAGTGATTGGAATTGTGGATTATGCTCATACTCCCGACGCTTTATTAAACGTATTGGCTACTATAAAAAAGCTTCGCAAAGGTTTTGAACAAATCATTACGGTAGTGGGGTGCGGAGGAAATAGAGATAAGGCCAAACGGCCAATAATGGCAGAAGTAGCAGTAGAGCATAGTGATAAAGTTGTATTTACTAGCGATAATCCGCGATTTGAAGATGCTGCAGCAATTATTAAAGAGATGGAAGCAGGAGTGCCGGCCGCCGCACGAAGAAAATATATAGCTATTACCGATCGCAAAGAAGCGATTAAAACAGCTGTAGCCTTGGCAAATAAAGAAGATATCATATTAATAGCCGGTAAAGGGCATGAAAGTTATCAGGAAATCAACGGTGTGAGAAATCACTTTGACGATAAAGAAGTACTGAGCGAAATGTTCGGATTGTTGGACAAATAA
- the mraY gene encoding Phospho-N-acetylmuramoyl-pentapeptide-transferase, with translation MLYHLFEWFKQQGISFPGRNLMEFQTFRIMMAVLLALIITLVYGKKLINLLRRKQVGETVRDLGLAGEEAKKGTPTMGGIIIILGIIVPTLLFARLNTVYVILMLVATVWLGIIGFIDDYLKLRAKRIAQQQGIAYKKGDKDGLAGWFKILGQVGIGILVGSVLYFNSNVKIWREYTGNPARPEVITKVVNGTPKYFVESKEPITTIPFVKSHEFNYSILLPGVLKKYTWILYILIVTFIIIAVSNGANITDGLDGLASGTSALIGVMLGVFAYASGNFVVADYLNIMYIPNLGELSIFLAAMIGACVGFMWYNSYPAQVFMGDTGSLTLGGIIAAIAIIVHKELLIPIFCGVFLVENLSVMLQVGYFKYTKKKYGEGRRIFLMSPLHHHFQKKGYHEAKIVTRFWIVQVLLVVICIVTLKLR, from the coding sequence ATGTTATATCATTTATTCGAATGGTTTAAACAGCAGGGTATCAGCTTTCCGGGAAGGAATCTTATGGAGTTCCAGACCTTCAGAATTATGATGGCTGTGCTGCTGGCTTTAATTATTACGTTGGTGTATGGCAAGAAACTGATCAATTTATTGAGGAGAAAGCAGGTGGGTGAAACAGTGCGTGATTTGGGGCTTGCGGGAGAAGAAGCCAAGAAGGGAACTCCCACTATGGGCGGCATCATCATCATTTTGGGGATTATTGTTCCCACTTTATTGTTTGCCCGCTTGAATACAGTGTATGTAATTCTGATGTTAGTAGCAACTGTGTGGTTGGGTATAATAGGATTTATCGATGATTATCTGAAATTAAGAGCAAAGCGCATTGCTCAGCAGCAAGGTATTGCTTACAAAAAAGGAGATAAGGACGGACTGGCAGGATGGTTTAAGATATTAGGACAGGTGGGTATTGGTATCCTCGTAGGTTCGGTATTGTACTTTAATAGTAATGTAAAAATCTGGAGAGAGTATACCGGTAACCCTGCACGACCTGAAGTGATTACAAAAGTAGTGAATGGCACCCCAAAGTATTTTGTAGAATCTAAAGAGCCGATTACTACCATTCCTTTTGTAAAGAGTCACGAGTTTAACTACTCTATTCTATTGCCGGGGGTATTGAAAAAGTATACATGGATATTGTATATACTCATTGTAACATTTATCATCATTGCCGTTTCGAACGGAGCAAATATCACAGACGGGCTAGATGGCTTGGCTTCCGGTACATCGGCCTTAATAGGTGTGATGCTCGGCGTCTTTGCTTACGCTAGTGGAAATTTTGTGGTAGCCGATTATCTAAACATTATGTATATACCCAACTTAGGTGAGCTGTCTATTTTCCTTGCGGCAATGATTGGTGCCTGTGTGGGTTTTATGTGGTATAATTCTTATCCGGCGCAGGTTTTTATGGGCGATACGGGAAGTCTGACACTTGGAGGTATTATTGCGGCCATTGCCATCATTGTACATAAAGAATTGTTGATACCAATTTTCTGTGGTGTGTTTTTGGTGGAGAATCTGAGTGTGATGTTACAGGTGGGGTATTTCAAATACACGAAAAAGAAATATGGAGAAGGACGAAGAATATTTTTAATGAGTCCTTTACATCATCACTTTCAAAAGAAAGGATATCATGAGGCAAAGATTGTTACTAGATTTTGGATTGTGCAAGTGTTGTTAGTGGTGATATGTATTGTGACATTAAAATTAAGATAA
- the murD gene encoding UDP-N-acetylmuramoylalanine--D-glutamate ligase: protein MTLAGESDRAPVSLVILGGGESGVGAALLGKKKGCKVFVSDAGSLKDVYRKELDAAGIEWEEGGHDETRILSADEVVKSPGIPEKNELIKKIRAKGIPVISEIELAYRYKGDSKIIAITGSNGKTTTTSLIYHILKTAAVDAALVGNIGDSFAKCVAEDPKPVYVVEVSSFQLDDIQSFRPDIAVLTNITEDHLDRYDYNFENYIRSKFRITENQRAEDYFIYNADDKITTQYIDQFKINSKQLSFSMEQEKGAAFIKDGDMYVRTGDDFMTMSVYDFTLKGKHNQYNTMAGSLAAATMEIRKEKIREAVQTFQNLEHRMEHVATIRGVEFINDSKATNINSTWFALESMEKPTILILGGVDKGNDYNLLMDLVKEKVKAIVCLGLDNKKIHEAFEGVVPVIVDTTSAEDAVKTAFSYAEKGDVVLLSPGCASFDLFKNYEDRGTQFKRAVIDL from the coding sequence ATGACTCTTGCTGGTGAAAGCGACCGGGCTCCTGTATCACTCGTGATTTTGGGAGGAGGAGAAAGTGGAGTAGGGGCTGCATTGCTGGGTAAGAAAAAGGGATGCAAGGTTTTTGTATCAGATGCTGGTTCTTTGAAAGATGTATATCGTAAGGAATTGGATGCTGCCGGTATTGAATGGGAAGAAGGTGGGCATGATGAGACAAGAATTCTAAGTGCAGACGAGGTGGTAAAAAGTCCCGGTATCCCAGAAAAAAATGAGTTGATCAAAAAGATTCGTGCGAAAGGAATACCTGTCATCAGCGAGATCGAGCTGGCATACAGGTATAAAGGCGATAGCAAGATTATCGCTATTACGGGAAGTAACGGAAAAACAACTACCACATCACTCATTTACCACATTTTAAAAACAGCAGCAGTAGATGCCGCCCTAGTAGGTAATATTGGTGATTCATTTGCCAAATGTGTGGCCGAAGATCCCAAGCCGGTATATGTAGTAGAGGTGAGTAGTTTTCAGCTGGATGATATTCAGAGCTTCAGACCTGATATAGCCGTGCTTACCAATATTACGGAAGATCATCTAGATCGTTACGATTACAATTTCGAAAATTATATCAGAAGCAAGTTTAGGATCACAGAGAATCAGCGAGCCGAAGATTATTTTATATACAATGCGGATGATAAAATAACCACCCAGTATATCGATCAATTTAAAATTAACTCTAAACAACTATCATTTAGTATGGAACAGGAAAAAGGTGCAGCTTTTATCAAGGACGGCGACATGTATGTTAGAACCGGGGATGATTTTATGACAATGAGCGTGTACGATTTCACGCTAAAAGGAAAACACAATCAATACAACACTATGGCAGGGAGCCTAGCTGCGGCTACAATGGAAATTCGTAAGGAGAAGATTCGCGAGGCTGTGCAAACATTCCAGAATCTAGAGCATCGAATGGAGCACGTGGCAACTATTAGAGGTGTAGAATTTATCAACGATAGTAAAGCAACCAACATTAATTCTACTTGGTTCGCTTTAGAAAGTATGGAAAAGCCCACTATTCTGATATTAGGTGGGGTGGATAAGGGAAATGATTATAATCTTCTGATGGATCTGGTTAAGGAAAAAGTAAAAGCAATTGTATGTCTGGGGCTGGATAATAAAAAAATACATGAAGCTTTTGAAGGGGTTGTTCCTGTAATTGTAGATACAACCAGTGCAGAAGATGCCGTAAAAACAGCGTTCAGCTATGCAGAAAAGGGAGATGTAGTGTTGCTGAGCCCAGGGTGTGCCAGTTTTGATCTCTTTAAGAATTATGAAGACAGAGGTACCCAATTTAAACGTGCAGTAATCGATTTGTAA